The following proteins are encoded in a genomic region of Amia ocellicauda isolate fAmiCal2 chromosome 6, fAmiCal2.hap1, whole genome shotgun sequence:
- the LOC136750844 gene encoding matrix-remodeling-associated protein 5-like, whose amino-acid sequence MARLGALSLVLIVAIALPHGGLSCPHPCACYLPTEVHCTFRSLISIPARMPKHVERINLGFNTINKITESSFAGLRKLELLMMHGNDIHGIPNGAFRDLMSLQVLKMSYNKLKVISGHTFQGLSSLIRLHLDHNKIEYIQPDAFHGLTSLRLVHLEGNVLQQLHPDTFATFSVLQHFKISTVKHLYLSENSLTTLPSKMFKTMPQLENVYLHGNPWTCDCGMKWFLEWNTNSEGVLKCKRDKAYEGGQLCPKCSTPKQLNNKDILLLDDLSCRSPVISLPRRENDDTKREDSESEVLPREQFQEPFGEMALNLTDEHGNKVNLQCHISEPGDSTKIHWDHINSQQISVNMTLTLDVECPIDRLNYERLWKLIAYYSEVPVHLERELMLSKEPKLSFRYRQDIQKDAYYYTGVKANILSEPSWLMQSFVNIQLNRRQSSAKNVRLILTTRVSQTLETEVSRRQKNKWVMIESKNDTRTAVSAIVGNLCQLDCTILSSGDPSIQWMLPDGTKVEAPHFSTDNRLSVSSNGKLTIRSVDHSDSGIYYCIAQVKADLDVLAFRLSVEEHPGPSLGDGGGSVTKFVGEPISLPCVASGIPNAQLSWILPSNNILHFKSNSSRAYVFGNGTLFIPQTQMTDTGYYKCVALNQHGVDSVATKVTLTRKKMTQSFRKFPMRPQPAAGGPTKIKVFVKDDEESSGDDSLPKPSERGLSSGMDSQSVRRGPKMNTRGPQLRNSRRRLKVKNGLGRPKQPQVEGQRTFETQRKINVSKKTIDPQQWADILAKVRERTVLRTTLPPTVYNSAPVTTPSENVVKLQSSDVTEGSSIDDSNLQEEGLFPLTTPQNHIKHDENDLVTEPTHTEDQTNTFYQISAPKTNIDSYVVTSRTHILQSTSGPQNTNYVITNSKENEHEANTLRTSTLYEIDVQGSSAVEINSPYTMSDVPIRSSRIEKPKSNDHTSTPTSPSEEVIDYILKLTPSVPADTNSVDSEQITDNVNVDDLSKLTKYTVEAAEQDQINEQTQDSSDHPLLTANIPLSTTVRTTVASTSARTHPPSTHSRHPLYSRRRFGGRRRPNRLRPRPNYTGLFPRIPSANPQLTVASPTKRVPSLVINFPTPSPKSQTPTVAETTLLNNNKGGPTIAAPPTVNYSSKDTLNQMENSVPGQRENSNSMSIKPTVDPINQAALKRTTPASYTFINTVLLATVVPKSATSSPFEEGHEQINEPKVPTEAFPTSLPGHETASLATRQREFTSLGLPTVKMSGVSLDENAAGVISTTQGSGRVSPASHVQSGLQPETGFNKLGNKNQPTSSRETSAKDKGVEKPLPIKPPPTPLPSRTTQSQHKVKIVQDAQIPKVNAKPNTYVVTDKKKETSLNHQIPARKPHISGSFNHRSVLIKNTAVTRRPPAVFTRAWEQQLYISSKPEPAETAEKAPLPRKNEVSHTITTAVATTIPPTTTKPTTKPTTTKPTTTTKPTTTTTKPTKPTTPTTTTTTTTTKPTTMTTTTKPTMTTTKPTTPTTMTTTTTTKPPTTITSTKPTTTTTKPTTTTTTTKPTMRTTKPTTTMTRTKPTTMTTTTKPTTTKPTTTTATTTKPITTTTTTKPTTITTTKPPTTTTKPTTTTTTTATAPRYKPNVPFLNNHFNRIQTGPAHGSRNFGSNYIPERPGQGGRTPTINQRYPYYHNSRNPVILHRPGLFQTPMRTKPPITPGRPPSESTSGSVTTAKPTAPKSTSVNITTAGTTPRKTTTSPMTTSLTALSTSPLTVTTQIHQNEVNKQRLPYSPFIPRVPSNTQNVSSVPQRPPNVQIHRARPKITTTNLHSVSVQAEMDAVLPCDSIGEPKPFLTWTKVSTGAVMALNTRLQRFEVQKNGTFVIRNAQLQDRGQYLCTAQNQYGVDKMMVTLIVLAQQPRMMQPRYQDITVYLGDSANLECKAQGLPNPHISWMLPDHTMLRAATSTEGRVMLLGNGTLRIKFTNYPDRGIYKCIASNAAGADTLSVRLHIAALPPMIQQPRNENFTIAEGQAVYVHCTAKAAPQPSIRWLIFDGTQIRPSQFVNGKLFVFPNGTLYIRNLSPRDSGNYECMASNTVGASRRSISLTVKKNASTAKITLSSPQTTDVSYGGQLRLDCSASGDPGPRIIWRVPSKKLVDAQYSFDPRIIVYGNGTLVVQAVTEKDEGDYLCVARNKMGDDYVLLKVSVMMKPARIEYKQQENHKVMYGGDLKVDCIASGLPNPEIKWALPDGTMVNSILQSDDSGVRTRRYVVFDNGTLFFNEVGMREEGDYTCYAENQIGKDEMKVRVKVVAHVPIIKNKTFSAVKVPYGDSVVLSCNAKGEPTPTITWLSPTNRIIPASSDKYQIHKDGTLLIQKVQRFDNGNYTCTALNSAGQDRKMTRVEVLVSLPTINGMRSVVNTIKETAVKEQRKLLDCRAEGMPLPRVMWVLPENVVLPAPYYGSRITVHRNGTLDIRSLRKTDSVLLICIARNEGGEARMNVQLDVTESMEKPELKSPKAEMVALTPGSTISLNCSAEGRPTPEIIWILPNGSHLFSGSYYLRFYHRQNGTLHISNASVSDVGSYRCLAKNPAGQAERTVSLVLGKKPDINNKYNSLVSIINGENLQLHCLSGGNPQLFWMLPSGTVLTRPQKMGRYAVWQNGTLTVQQASVYDRGMYSCKTVNEYGTSVLTVPVIVIAYPPRITNGPPPVTYARPGVAIQLNCNAIGIPKAEILWEMPDKTHLTASTNARLFGNKYLHPQGSLIIQNPSNRDTGFYKCTAKNVIGSDSKATYVHVF is encoded by the exons ATGGCCCGTCTTGGCGCTCTGTCCTTGGTGCTGATCGTGGCCATAGCGCTGCCACACGGGGGTCTCTCCTGCCCCCATCCCTGCGCCTGctacctgcccaccgaagtccaCTGCACTTTCAGATCCCTCATCTCCATCCCCGCCAGGATGCCGAAGCACGTGGAACGAATCAATTTAGG GTTTAACACTATTAACAAAATCACAGAAAGCTCTTTTGCTGGACTGAGAAAACTGGAGCTCCTGATGATGCATGGGAATGACATCCACGGCATCCCCAACGGGGCCTTTAGAGACCTCATGTCACTGCAG GTGCTGAAAATGAGCTACAACAAGTTGAAGGTTATCAGCGGACATACCTTTCAAGGCCTCTCGAGTCTGATAAGACTGCATCTCGATCACAACAAGATCGAGTACATTCAACCCGACGCTTTCCACGGGTTGACCTCGCTGCGCCTGGTCCATCTGGAGGGGAACGTCCTGCAGCAGCTGCACCCCGATACCTTCGCAACGTTCTCCGTCTTgcagcattttaaaatctcCACGGTCAAGCACCTCTACCTGTCTGAAAACAGCCTGACTACTTTACCGAGCAAGATGTTCAAAACAATGCCGCAGCTGGAGAACGTCTACCTGCACGGGAACCCGTGGACTTGCGACTGTGGGATGAAGTGGTTCTTGGAGTGGAATACGAATTCTGAAG GTGTCTTAAAATGTAAAAGGGACAAAGCATATGAGGGAGGCCAGCTGTGTCCAAAGTGCTCCACCCCAAAACAGCTGAATAACAAGGACATCCTCTTGCTGGATGATCTCTCGTGTCGCAGCCCCGTGATCAGTTTACCACGTAGGGAAAACGATGACACAAAGCGGGAGGACAGTGAGAGTGAAGTGCTTCCTCGGGAGCAATTCCAAGAGCCCTTCGGAGAAATGGCACTGAATTTGACAGATGAACACGGAAACAAAGTCAATCTGCAGTGTCACATCAGTGAGCCAGGAGACTCTACCAAGATACATTGGGATCATATTAATTCACAACAGATCTCTGTGAACATGACGCTGACACTCGACGTTGAATGCCCAATTGACCGCTTAAATTACGAGAGATTATGGAAGCTAATTGCATATTACAGTGAAGTGCCCGTTCATCTCGAGAGGGAGCTGATGCTGAGCAAAGAACCCAAGTTAAGTTTCCGGTACAGGCAGGACATTCAAAAAGATGCATATTATTATACAGGTGTGAAAGCAAACATTTTATCAGAGCCATCCTGGTTAATGCAGTCATTTGTCAACATACAGCTGAACAGGCGACAGTCCTCTGCCAAGAATGTGAGGCTAATTCTCACCACTCGTGTTTCCCAAACGCTGGAAACGGAAGTTTCAAGGAGGCAAAAAAATAAGTGGGTCATGATAGAATCGAAAAACGACACCAGAACTGCGGTCAGTGCCATTGTAGGTAATTTGTGTCAACTGGACTGTACCATTTTGAGTTCTGGCGATCCTTCGATACAGTGGATGTTACCAGACGGGACTAAAGTGGAAGCACCTCATTTCAGCACAGACAACAGGCTTTCGGTTTCTAGCAATGGAAAGCTTACCATCAGATCAGTAGACCATTCTGACTCTGGCATCTACTACTGCATTGCACAGGTCAAGGCGGACCTGGATGTGTTGGCTTTCCGCCTATCTGTGGAAGAACATCCAGGCCCATCGTTAGGAGACGGAGGGGGTTCGGTGACTAAGTTTGTTGGTGAACCTATCTCTCTGCCCTGTGTTGCTTCAGGCATTCCAAATGCTCAACTCAGCTGGATTCTTCCCAGtaacaacattttacattttaaatcaaactcatCCAGGGCTTATGTCTTTGGGAATGGTACTCTATTCATACCCCAGACCCAGATGACAGATACCGGATACTACAAATGTGTGGCTCTAAACCAACATGGTGTAGATTCGGTGGCAACTAAGGTAACTCTGACGAGAAAGAAAATGACACAATCATTTAGAAAGTTTCCCATGAGGCCCCAACCTGCCGCAGGTGGTCCCACCAAAATTAAAGTCTTCGTGAAAGATGACGAGGAGTCTTCTGGAGACGACAGTCTTCCAAAGCCCTCGGAAAGAGGATTGTCCAGCGGCATGGACTCACAATCTGTAAGGAGAGGTCCAAAAATGAACACACGTGGACCCCAACTCCGAAATTCAAGAAGAAGGTTAAAGGTGAAGAATGGATTAGGACGGCCAAAACAACCACAGGTAGAAGGCCAACGCACCTTTGAGacacaaaggaaaataaacgtgtcaaaaaaaacaattgaccCACAACAATGGGCTGACATTTTGGCCAAGGTTCGTGAAAGAACCGTTTTGAGAACAACGCTGCCACCCACCGTATACAATAGCGCACCAGTAACTACACCATCTGAGAATGTTGTGAAGTTACAATCTTCAGATGTTACAGAGGGATCTTCTATAGATGACTCAAACCTCCAAGAGGAAGGCCTTTTTCCACTCACCACACCACAAAATCACATTAAACATGATGAGAATGACCTGGTTACAGAACCCACTCATACAGAAGATCAAACTAATACCTTTTACCAAATCTCTGCCCCTAAAACTAACATTGACTCATATGTTGTGACTTCCCGTACTCATATTTTACAGTCAACATCTGGGCCACAGAATACAAACTATGTTATTACAAATTCTAAAGAAAATGAACATGAGGCAAATACTTTAAGGACTAGTACACTGTATGAAATTGATGTACAAGGAAGCAGTGCTGTGGAAATAAATTCTCCTTACACCATGTCAGATGTCCCAATCAGATCCTCGAGAATAGAAAAGCCCAAAAGCAATGATCATACCAGTACCCCAACAAGCCCAAGTGAAGAGGTGATTGATTACATATTAAAATTAACACCATCTGTGCCCGCTGATACAAATAGTGTAGACTCTGAACAAATCACAGACAATGTAAATGTTGATGACCTTTCCAAACTTACAAAATACACAGTTGAGGCAGCTGAACAAGATCAAATTAATGAACAAACTCAGGACAGCTCAGATCATCCACTATTAACAGCCAACATTCCACTTTCCACTACTGTAAGGACAACAGTGGCCAGTACAAGTGCTAGAACTCATCCACCCTCTACACATTCTAGACACCCATTATATTCCAGGAGGCGATTTGGTGGTAGAAGGAGACCCAATAGACTAAGACCAAGACCAAATTATACTGGTTTGTTTCCACGTATTCCCTCGGCAAATCCACAGCTTACAGTAGCATCTCCAACCAAAAGAGTGCCTTCGCTAGTGATCAACTTTCCAACACCATCTCCCAAATCACAGACACCAACAGTGGCGGAGACTACATTGTTAAATAACAACAAAGGGGGACCCACTATCGCAGCTCCACCTACAGTTAATTACTCTTCTAAAGACACATTGAATCAGATGGAAAATAGCGTTCCCGGGCAACGTGAGAACTCTAATTCAATGTCTATCAAACCCACTGTTGATCCCATAAATCAGGCTGCTCTTAAGAGGACCACCCCAGCCTCATACACTTTTATTAATACCGTATTACTAGCTACTGTGGTTCCAAAAAGTGCAACTTCATCTCCTTTCGAAGAGGGAcatgaacaaataaatgaacCCAAAGTTCCTACTGAAGCATTTCCTACATCACTGCCAGGCCATGAAACTGCTTCATTGGCAACCCGTCAAAGGGAGTTTACAAGCCTCGGTCTTCCAACAGTAAAGATGTCTGGTGTTAGCCTCGATGAAAATGCTGCTGGAGTCATCAGTACTACACAAGGCTCTGGCAGGGTCTCACCTGCTTCTCACGTACAGTCGGGATTACAACCAGAAACTGGTTTCAACAAATTGGGCAATAAAAATCAACCCACGTCTTCAAGAGAAACGTCAGCCAAGGACAAAGGTGTAGAGAAACCGTTACCAATAAAGCCTCCACCCACCCCTTTGCCGAGCAGAACAACACAAAGCCAACACAAAGTCAAAATAGTACAAGATGCTCAAATCCCAAAGGTGAATGCAAAGCCAAACACGTATGTGGTGACAGACAAAAAGAAGGAAACATCATTGAATCATCAAATACCAGCGAGGAAACCTCATATATCAGGTAGTTTCAATCACAGATctgttttgattaaaaacacagctgtcacAAGAAGACCTCCTGCTGTGTTCACCAGGGCCTGGGAGCAACAACTTTATATTTCCAGCAAACCAGAACCAGCAGAAACTGCAGAAAAAGCTCCATTGCCAAGGAAAAATGAAGTGTCTCACACCATTACCACAGCGGTAGCAACAACAataccaccaacaacaacaaaaccaacaacaaaaccaacaacCACAAaaccaacaaccacaacaaaaccaacaaccacaacaacaaaaccaacaaaaccaacaacaccaacaacgacgacaacaacgacaacaacaaaaccaacaacaatgacaacaacaacaaaaccaacaatgacaacaacaaaaccaacaacaccaacaacgatgacaacaacgacaacaacaaaaccaccaacaacaattacatcaacaaaaccaacaacaacgacaacaaaaccaacaacaacaacgacaacaacaaaaccaacaatgagaacaacaaaaccaacaacaacaatgacaagaacaaaaccaacaacaatgacaacaacaacaaaaccgacaacaacaaaaccaacaacaacaacggcaACAACGACAAAACCAAtaacaacgacaacaacaacaaaaccaaccactataacaacaacaaaaccaccgacaacaacaacaaaaccaacaacGACGACAACGACAACAGCAACAGCTCCAAGGTATAAGCCAAACGTACCTTTCCTAAATAACCATTTCAACAGGATACAGACTGGACCTGCACACGGTTCTAGAAACTTTGGTTCAAATTACATTCCTGAAAGACCAGGACAAGGTGGACGAACGCCCACTATAAACCAGAGGTACCCATATTACCACAACAGCAGGAATCCTGTAATCCTGCACAGGCCAGGTCTCTTCCAGACACCTATGAGGACCAAACCACCCATCACGCCTGGAAGACCTCCCAGTGAATCAACGTCAGGTTCAGTCACCACTGCAAAACCCACTGCGCCTAAATCTACATCCGTAAACATAACCACAGCTGGGACAACACCAAGAAAGACAACCACCAGTCCTATGACGACCAGCTTAACAGCACTATCTACATCTCCGTTGACAGTCACAACTCAGATCCATCAGAATGAGGTTAATAAACAGAGACTCCCGTATTCTCCTTTCATCCCAAGAGTTCCAAGTAACACTCAGAATGTGTCCAGTGTTCCTCAGAGGCCCCCCAACGTACAGATCCACCGAGCGAGACCTAAAATCACTACAACTAATCTCCATTCAGTATCTGTGCAAGCTGAAATGGACGCTGTACTGCCCTGTGATTCAATAGGGGAACCTAAACCTTTCTTGACTTGGACCAAAGTTTCCACTG GAGCTGTGATGGCCCTGAATACGAGGCTCCAGAGGTTCGAGGTCCAGAAGAACGGGACTTTTGTTATCCGCAACGCCCAGCTTCAGGACCGGGGTCAGTACCTTTGCACCGCCCAAAACCAGTACGGCGTGGATAAAATGATGGTTACGCTGATTGTGCTTGCTCAGCAGCCGAGGATGATGCAACCCCGATACCAGGATATTACAGTTTACCTCGGAGACAGTGCCAACCTAGAGTGCAAGGCCCAGGGACTGCCAAACCCCCACATTTCATGGATGCTTCCAGACCATACGATGTTGCGTGCCGCCACCAGCACAGAGGGGCGGGTGATGTTATTGGGCAACGGGACTCTGAGAATTAAATTCACAAACTACCCAGACAGAgggatttataaatgtattgctaGCAATGCGGCAGGCGCGGACACCTTGTCTGTGAGGCTGCACATCGCCGCCCTGCCCCCCATGATCCAGCAGCCGCGGAATGAGAACTTCACCATCGCCGAGGGACAGGCAGTGTACGTCCACTGCACGGCCAAGGCGGCCCCCCAGCCGAGCATCCGCTGGCTTATCTTCGATGGCACGCAGATCCGGCCCTCACAGTTCGTGAATGGGAAACTGTTCGTGTTTCCCAATGGCACACTTTACATCCGCAACTTGTCACCAAGGGACAGCGGGAACTACGAGTGCATGGCCAGCAACACCGTGGGGGCGTCCCGGAGGAGCATCAGCTTGACCGTGAAGAAGAACGCCTCCACGGCCAAAATCACTTTGTCTTCTCCTCAGACAACGGATGTCTCCTATGGGGGTCAGTTGCGCCTGGACTGCTCGGCTTCTGGAGACCCAGGGCCAAGAATAATATGGAGAGTCCCATCCAAGAAGCTGGTGGATGCACAGTATAG CTTCGATCCCAGAATAATAGTCTACGGCAACGGCACCTTGGTCGTGCAGGCAGTCACGGAGAAGGATGAGGGAGACTACCTGTGTGTGGCCAGAAATAAGATGGGAGACGATTACGTGCTTCTAAAAGTAAGCGTGATGATGAAGCCGGCCAGGATCGAATACAAGCAGCAGGAGAACCACAAGGTGATGTACGGCGGAGACCTCAAAGTGGACTGCATAGCCTCGGGCCTCCCCAATCCCGAAATCAAATGGGCTTTGCCTGACGGTACGATGGTGAATAGCATCCTGCAGTCTGACGATAGCGGCGTCCGCACCAGGAGGTACGTGGTGTTCGACAACGGCACGCTTTTCTTCAATGAGGTCGGGATGAGAGAGGAAGGGGACTACACCTGCTATGCAGAGAACCAAATCGGGAAGGACGAAATGAAAGTGCGTGTGAAGGTGGTGGCGCATGTCCCCATCATCAAAAACAAGACGTTCTCCGCTGTGAAAGTGCCGTATGGGGATTCGGTGGTGCTGAGCTGTAACGCGAAGGGGGAACCGACGCCTACCATCACCTGGCTCTCTCCCACCAACCGTATCATCCCAGCCTCCTCGGATAAGTATCAGATACACAAGGACGGGACGCTGCTCATACAGAAAGTCCAAAGGTTCGACAATGGCAACTACACCTGCACGGCCTTGAACAGCGCGGGGCAGGACAGGAAGATGACCAGAGTGGAAGTCTTGGTCTCTCTGCCCACCATCAATGGCATGAGAAGTGTGGTCAACACCATCAAGGAGACGGCCGTCAAGGAACAGCGGAAACTCTTGGACTGCCGGGCTGAAGGGATGCCACTGCCACGAGTCATGTGGGTTCTGCCGGAGAACGTTGTCCTTCCAGCTCCCTACTACGGGAGTAGAATAACAGTCCACCGCAACGGCACGCTTGACATCCGGTCGCTGAGGAAAACGGACTCGGTGCTGCTGATCTGTATCGCACGCAATGAAGGTGGCGAAGCCAGGATGAATGTGCAACTTGATGTCACAGAGAGCATGGAGAAACCTGAGCTGAAGAGCCCCAAAGCTGAGATGGTGGCCCTAACTCCTGGTTCCACAATAAGTTTAAACTGTTCTGCCGAAGGCCGACCGACTCCTGAAATCATCTGGATCCTGCCAAACGGTTCCCATCTTTTTAGTGGCAGCTATTATTTGAGATTCTACCACAGGCAGAATGGTACGCTCCACATCAGCAACGCCTCGGTCTCTGACGTGGGCTCTTATCGCTGCCTGGCCAAGAACCCCGCTGGGCAAGCCGAGAGGACCGTCTCCCTCGTCCTCGGGAAAAAGCCTGACATCAACAACAAGTACAACTCTTTGGTGAGCATCATTAATGGGGAAAATTTACAGCTGCACTGCTTGTCAGGAGGAAACCCACAGCTGTTTTGGATGCTTCCCAGTGGGACAGTTCTCACTCGGCCGCAGAAAATGGGACGCTATGCGGTGTGGCAAAACGGCACACTCACGGTCCAACAGGCCTCTGTGTACGACCGAGGAATGTACTCCTGCAAGACCGTGAATGAATATGGAACCTCGGTGCTGACTGTACCGGTGATAGTCATAGCATACCCCCCCCGGATCACCAACGGTCCACCACCCGTGACGTACGCTCGACCTGGAGTCGCAATCCAGCTGAACTGCAATGCCATTGGCATTCCCAAGGCGGAGATACTGTGGGAAATGCCTGACAAAACACACTTAACTGCCTCCACTAATGCACGGCTGTTTGGGAACAAGTATCTCCATCCACAAGGCTCTTTGATCATCCAGAACCCGTCCAACAGAGACACTGGGTTTTACAAATGCACTGCAAAGAATGTGATAGGAAGCGATTCAAAAGCCACCTACGTTCATGTGTTTTGA